CTTCGACCGTCTCGCCGAGCGCTTCTGGCCCGGCCCGCTTACTATCGTCGTCAAGGCCGGCTCGAAGCTGCCCTTGCGAGTCACCGCCAACACAGGCAACGTCGCTCTTCGCGTTCCGGAGGCAGCGATTCCACGAGCCGTTGTCAAGCAGCTCGGCCTGCCCATCACTGCGACCTCCGCCAACCTCTTCGGTCTCCCCGAGTGCACCTATGCCAACGGCGTCCGCGAGCAGCTTGGCGACAAGATTCCCCTCATCGTCGATGGCGGCCCCACGGCACGCGCGATCCCGACCACCATCGTCGATCTCTCCGGCGGCGGCAACTCATGGATGATCCTCCGCGAAGGCGCTATCCCCACACATGAGATCGCCCTT
The Edaphobacter bradus genome window above contains:
- a CDS encoding L-threonylcarbamoyladenylate synthase: MTAETLRIHPDEPEPELVNKVVARLHCGDVVALPTDTFYGLAVDPVNLMAVDRIYEIKSRARHKPLSLLISDVAQAYELVRTVDTAFDRLAERFWPGPLTIVVKAGSKLPLRVTANTGNVALRVPEAAIPRAVVKQLGLPITATSANLFGLPECTYANGVREQLGDKIPLIVDGGPTARAIPTTIVDLSGGGNSWMILREGAIPTHEIALTLHR